A stretch of Argiope bruennichi chromosome 10, qqArgBrue1.1, whole genome shotgun sequence DNA encodes these proteins:
- the LOC129988943 gene encoding uncharacterized protein LOC129988943 codes for MDKSSSKLKYGRRRSRSLGGILNAREICKTIRKSLSSSQKLQLLLQYALEHGLSMAEKDLCEDIDDDAFKKAISKCQVNIESEIEEKNYCSLAVADKESNDLNASLRLKYEEYSSAVTKLEEEIRQWDELLARYRSNLNEEMNVTDIQFNGEVNFEQYQHLDYSTILEDVESIDSHLNYQIKKLKKTSIFLTRYTKLANKGILSWSKDAGKTFLKPFEDSPRRLIKKCI; via the exons ATGGACAAAAGTAGTTCCAAATTAAAATATGGCCGTAGAAGAAGCAGGAGTTTGGGTGGCATACTTAACGCAAGAG aaatttgTAAAACAATCAGAAAATCATTATCTTCCTCACAGAAATTGCAATTACTTCTACAATATGCTCTTGAA catggCTTATCTATGGCTGAAAAAGATTTATGTGAAGATATAGATGATGATGCATTTAAGAAAGCCA TTTCCAAGTGCCAAGTTAATATTGAATCTGAGattgaagaaaagaattattgttCCTTAGCAGTTGCTGATAAAGa atcaaatgATTTGAATGCCTCTCTCAGATTGAAATATGAGGAATATAGTTCTGCTGTTACAAA ATTGGAAGAAGAAATTAGACAGTGGGATGAACTTTTAGCAAGATATAGATCAAATTTGAATGAGGAAATGAA TGTAACTGATATCCAATTTAATGGTGAGGTTAATTTTGAACAGTATCAGCACCTGGATTATTCCACAATTTTGGAAGATGTCGAATCAATTGATAGCCATCTAAATTATCAA atcaagaaattaaaaaagacaagCATCTTTCTAACAAGATATACAAAATTAGCAAATAAAGGCATTTTATCTTGGAGTAAAGATGCAGGAA agacCTTTTTGAAACCCTTTGAAGATTCACCCAGAAGGttaattaaaaagtgtatttaa